Proteins from one Desulfovibrio sp. genomic window:
- a CDS encoding FkbM family methyltransferase, whose product MSHHLPTIHSKIDPYVRLASLLGPDVAVIVDGGANKGRTTARFLDLFPKASVFAFEPIPRLARKLVKRFAGESRVEVRALALGSQAAALTLNILESATCSSLLEPSGIRSKHPDKPMEVAQTVCVEVVRLDDQLASPPDIIKLDLQGFELEALKGAQALLAGVRAVLCEVSFSDLYVGQPLENEVTQWMLESGFTIDGLYNPWFDTSGAILSADALFVHV is encoded by the coding sequence ATGAGCCACCACCTCCCTACCATTCACTCAAAGATAGACCCGTATGTCCGGTTGGCAAGCCTTCTGGGCCCTGACGTCGCCGTGATTGTCGACGGAGGGGCCAACAAGGGCAGAACCACGGCAAGATTCCTGGACTTGTTTCCAAAGGCGTCCGTCTTTGCCTTCGAACCCATCCCCCGTTTGGCTCGCAAACTGGTCAAGAGGTTCGCAGGGGAAAGCCGCGTAGAGGTCCGCGCCCTCGCCCTGGGCTCGCAGGCCGCAGCCCTGACCCTGAACATTCTCGAGAGCGCGACCTGTTCGTCGCTGCTTGAACCAAGCGGAATACGAAGCAAACATCCGGACAAACCCATGGAGGTAGCCCAGACTGTTTGCGTGGAGGTGGTCCGCCTGGACGACCAGCTCGCGTCCCCACCGGACATCATAAAACTCGATCTTCAGGGGTTCGAACTGGAAGCCCTCAAAGGGGCTCAGGCATTGCTTGCCGGAGTTCGGGCGGTCCTGTGCGAGGTGTCCTTTTCAGACCTCTACGTGGGGCAGCCCCTGGAAAATGAAGTGACTCAGTGGATGCTGGAGAGTGGGTTCACCATCGACGGCCTCTATAATCCCTGGTTCGACACATCCGGCGCCATACTCTCAGCTGACGCCCTCTTTGTGCATGTTTGA
- a CDS encoding response regulator: MLDPTPPARSILTIDDDYSVRATIAAWIEDSGYTAFQASSGLEGIEQLTMHRPDLILLDLRMPVMDGLAFLEEMKALGNDTPVIIVSGRADLQDAIRAFRLGAWDYITKPIESFDLLDHAVTATLERRELARQVRIAEARYTNLVQNIPLVIFSLDASLELQFVNRACQNLLGFTQEEALAEPSWLLERVHLDDRERVRLAFMQNLADKDSAFSKTCRLIHKTGRTVHGIIKSIPQTTCPSGAALSGVEGVILDITDRLMLEKFLVQKEKVKTLGAISAEVAHEIRNPLVAIGGFARSLLKKEPGQPEAEIIFGEAQRLEKILDRIRDYLSPVRMHRASIQLTTVVRDCLELLAPEIEANNVLLELDMELPNSQVEEDPDLLTQIVINLIRATLASLPPKGTMWIRMFSSERFLHIEVGGAQVKPVEDVEKVFLPFDEGGESIGLPFCYRLLRTMGGSLVFDQKDGKGIFTMSVLHADQAFSRNNPED; encoded by the coding sequence ATGCTCGATCCAACTCCGCCAGCCCGGTCGATCCTCACCATAGACGACGACTACTCCGTCAGGGCTACCATTGCGGCCTGGATCGAAGACTCCGGGTATACGGCCTTCCAGGCGTCGAGCGGGCTGGAAGGGATTGAGCAGCTCACGATGCACCGGCCGGACCTGATCCTCTTGGACCTTCGCATGCCGGTGATGGACGGGCTTGCTTTTCTTGAAGAGATGAAGGCGCTGGGAAACGATACGCCGGTGATCATCGTCTCCGGCAGGGCCGATCTTCAGGACGCTATCCGCGCGTTTCGGCTTGGGGCCTGGGACTACATCACCAAGCCCATCGAAAGCTTCGACCTGCTGGACCATGCGGTCACGGCCACACTGGAACGCAGGGAGCTCGCCCGGCAGGTGCGGATAGCGGAAGCCAGGTACACCAACCTGGTCCAGAACATCCCGTTGGTGATATTTAGCCTGGACGCCAGTCTTGAGCTGCAGTTCGTCAACCGCGCCTGCCAGAACCTGCTCGGATTCACGCAGGAAGAGGCTTTGGCCGAGCCTAGCTGGCTCTTGGAGCGGGTGCACCTCGACGACCGCGAACGCGTCCGTCTGGCCTTCATGCAGAACCTGGCCGACAAGGACAGCGCGTTCTCCAAAACCTGCCGGCTGATCCACAAGACCGGAAGAACCGTTCACGGCATCATCAAATCCATCCCGCAGACCACCTGCCCCAGCGGCGCCGCCCTCTCCGGGGTCGAGGGAGTCATACTCGACATCACTGACAGGCTGATGCTGGAGAAATTCCTGGTGCAAAAGGAAAAGGTGAAGACCCTGGGTGCGATTTCAGCGGAAGTGGCCCACGAAATCCGCAACCCGCTGGTGGCCATCGGCGGGTTCGCCAGGAGCCTTCTCAAAAAGGAACCCGGCCAACCGGAAGCCGAGATCATCTTCGGAGAGGCTCAGAGGCTGGAGAAAATCCTCGACCGCATACGTGATTATCTGAGCCCCGTACGCATGCACAGGGCTTCGATCCAGCTCACCACAGTGGTTCGCGACTGCCTGGAGCTTCTCGCTCCGGAAATTGAGGCGAACAACGTCTTGCTAGAACTGGATATGGAACTTCCGAACTCCCAGGTGGAGGAAGATCCGGACCTTCTCACCCAGATCGTCATCAACCTCATACGGGCCACCTTGGCGTCGCTGCCTCCCAAGGGCACCATGTGGATCCGGATGTTCTCCAGCGAGCGTTTTCTTCATATAGAGGTAGGCGGGGCTCAGGTGAAACCCGTGGAGGATGTGGAAAAGGTCTTCCTGCCTTTCGACGAAGGCGGGGAATCAATCGGCCTGCCTTTCTGCTACAGGCTGCTGCGCACCATGGGGGGCTCGCTGGTCTTTGACCAAAAGGACGGAAAAGGGATTTTCACCATGTCCGTCCTGCATGCCGACCAGGCTTTCTCGCGGAACAATCCAGAAGACTAG
- a CDS encoding tetratricopeptide repeat protein — protein MTTKSTIGSKCRPRDMFATLLKPMAEAQKATCGGGCRAKALTNLNREGMAACQTGDLEEAGRLLAQGILLARKAGVSMYEAKLRNNLGLVHLLAARPSEAASEFGQALVLVENKLGRDNSLFKRIENNLSQASSA, from the coding sequence ATGACCACGAAATCGACCATAGGATCAAAGTGCCGTCCGAGGGACATGTTCGCGACTCTTTTGAAGCCCATGGCTGAGGCCCAGAAGGCGACCTGCGGTGGCGGGTGCCGGGCCAAGGCTTTGACGAACCTCAACCGCGAAGGAATGGCCGCATGCCAGACAGGCGACCTGGAAGAAGCGGGTAGGCTTCTTGCCCAAGGGATTTTGCTTGCGCGAAAAGCTGGCGTGTCCATGTACGAAGCGAAGCTGCGCAACAACCTTGGCCTGGTGCATCTGCTCGCGGCCAGGCCGAGCGAGGCGGCCAGCGAATTCGGCCAGGCCTTGGTTCTTGTGGAGAACAAACTCGGGAGGGACAATTCCCTTTTCAAGCGGATAGAGAACAATCTGAGCCAGGCGTCCAGCGCATGA
- a CDS encoding ammonium transporter: MNAADTAFILISAALVLLMTPGLGLFYGGMVRSKNVLGTLMHSYVLIGLISVEWAIIGYSMSFGSDVSGIVGGLDFLNLAGVGQTPHETYANTVPHLAFMAFQMMFAVITPALISGAFAERIKFSAFLLFSLIWAIAIYNPLAHWVWGGGWLMSMGALDFAGGAVVHMSSGASALAFVLFLGKRKNYGREPFIPHNLPMTILGAGLLWFGWFGFNAGSALTAGGLASSAFVTTHLAASAASLSWILAEWMHRGKPTTLGLASGAVAGLVAITPGAGFVTPMASIVIGLVGGVVCYFGVNMKHMFKYDDALDVVGVHGLGGTWGALATGLFASKAVNEAGNDGLFFGNPEQLWIQFVSVVATWVFCFVGTMVILAVVNAIVKVRVGEEDEDKGLDVSQHGETGYQN, translated from the coding sequence ATGAACGCGGCGGACACAGCATTCATTCTTATCTCGGCGGCCCTGGTACTGTTGATGACTCCGGGGCTTGGTCTGTTCTACGGCGGCATGGTCCGCTCCAAAAACGTTTTGGGCACGCTCATGCACAGCTATGTGCTCATCGGGCTCATTTCCGTGGAGTGGGCCATCATCGGGTATTCCATGTCCTTCGGGTCGGATGTCAGCGGCATCGTCGGAGGGCTTGATTTTCTCAACCTCGCCGGTGTCGGGCAGACTCCCCATGAAACCTACGCCAACACCGTGCCCCACCTGGCCTTCATGGCCTTCCAGATGATGTTCGCGGTCATCACTCCCGCGCTCATCTCCGGAGCCTTTGCCGAGCGCATCAAATTCAGCGCGTTTCTCCTCTTCAGCCTCATCTGGGCCATCGCCATCTACAACCCTCTGGCCCACTGGGTCTGGGGCGGCGGCTGGCTCATGTCCATGGGTGCTCTGGACTTCGCTGGCGGCGCTGTGGTGCACATGAGCTCCGGCGCATCGGCCCTGGCCTTTGTCCTCTTCCTGGGCAAGCGCAAGAACTACGGCCGCGAGCCCTTCATTCCCCACAATCTTCCCATGACCATCCTGGGCGCTGGGCTCCTGTGGTTCGGCTGGTTCGGTTTCAACGCCGGCTCCGCCCTCACCGCCGGCGGGTTGGCTTCCTCGGCCTTCGTCACCACGCACCTGGCCGCTTCAGCCGCATCCCTCTCCTGGATTCTGGCGGAGTGGATGCATCGCGGGAAGCCCACCACCTTGGGTTTGGCATCCGGCGCCGTGGCCGGCCTCGTGGCCATCACCCCGGGCGCGGGTTTCGTGACCCCCATGGCTTCCATCGTCATCGGCCTGGTCGGTGGGGTGGTGTGCTACTTTGGGGTTAACATGAAGCACATGTTCAAGTATGATGATGCCCTGGATGTCGTGGGCGTGCATGGTCTCGGCGGAACCTGGGGCGCCCTCGCCACTGGCCTCTTCGCCTCCAAGGCCGTGAACGAGGCCGGAAACGACGGACTGTTCTTCGGCAACCCTGAGCAGCTTTGGATTCAGTTCGTCTCCGTGGTGGCCACCTGGGTGTTCTGCTTCGTGGGCACCATGGTCATTCTGGCGGTGGTCAACGCCATCGTGAAGGTCCGGGTGGGCGAGGAAGACGAGGACAAGGGCCTGGACGTGAGCCAGCACGGCGAAACCGGCTATCAGAATTAA
- a CDS encoding iron-sulfur cluster assembly scaffold protein: MKSNKKDKFADVIRVIDNCDAEGVHGCTTCKKAITVQLRIVDEVVVEAGGKAEGCFYSRQCLAALISMVQGKSVYELYPLTNQELRPNLEVVKEDYDCDVFTIGALKLALRNWEKKMAA; encoded by the coding sequence ATGAAGTCCAACAAGAAGGATAAGTTTGCCGACGTGATTCGTGTAATCGATAATTGTGATGCCGAAGGTGTTCACGGATGCACCACATGCAAGAAGGCGATAACCGTTCAACTTCGTATTGTCGATGAAGTGGTTGTCGAGGCCGGAGGAAAGGCCGAAGGCTGCTTCTACAGCCGCCAGTGCCTGGCCGCGCTCATCTCCATGGTGCAGGGCAAGTCCGTGTACGAACTCTATCCCCTGACCAACCAGGAGCTTCGCCCCAATCTGGAAGTCGTGAAGGAAGATTACGACTGCGACGTCTTCACCATCGGCGCTCTCAAGCTCGCCTTGCGTAATTGGGAAAAGAAAATGGCCGCCTAA
- a CDS encoding PBP1A family penicillin-binding protein, with translation MRKLLLIFAILIALGVVGAGVGLVGLYFWAASDLPGFKNLTEYKPPVVSTVYTRDGKVLGNLFAEKRFLANLGEMHAFLPKAFLAAEDSSFYQHEGVDPLAIFRAFLKNLQHGGMKQGGSTITQQIVKRLLLTPEKSLKRKIKEAILAYRLERYLTKDEILTIYLNQIYLGSRAYGVEAAARTYFGVHVGQLTLAQSAMLAGLPQAPSRYSPLKDFEAAKGRQKYVLGRMLELGWITQDEYDRAVKEQLVFKSMDEQTWGVGAYYLEEVRRWLVDHFGEDMVYTGGLKVITGCDLFHQEVAEKALKNALVASSKRRGWKGTLDTLPPDKWNEFLRQDVNPDVLKSGQWVKALVTEASAKGLVVKYGKHTGIIEPKYLGWTRGKGPKAGEVVFVSLAPEDPKTKGKTAKPPRLGDDLVLQQEPDVQGAMVSMDPRSGEVIACVGGYSFEKSQFNRATQALRQCGSAFKPIVYSAAMDEGMTPATVVMDSPFVYEDPYTHKIWKPENYEGGFLGPMSLRAALAKSRNLVTIRVAQQIGIQKVIARAKAMGIESELGPYLPISLGAGAVHLINLAQAYTAFANAGMQVKPRFVLSVAGPDGQELYRSEPERKEAMSPQTAFIMDAMLKEVVRAGTAGRAMVIGKPIAGKTGTTNDEQDAWFMGFTPYLLTGVYIGFDQAQSMGKGEAGGTTALPAFVEYRLAVEPLYPTEDFPQPPGIVWASVDGVSMPFKEGQDKSAFAGIIGGESNINFSDPNAPLATGEQLLKQMY, from the coding sequence ATGCGTAAACTACTGCTTATATTTGCTATTCTAATCGCTCTCGGTGTGGTGGGCGCGGGAGTCGGGCTGGTTGGCCTGTATTTCTGGGCGGCCAGTGATTTGCCGGGATTTAAGAATTTGACCGAATACAAGCCGCCTGTGGTGTCTACCGTGTACACCCGTGACGGTAAGGTGCTCGGCAACCTTTTTGCCGAAAAGCGCTTTTTGGCCAATCTTGGCGAAATGCACGCTTTCTTGCCCAAGGCCTTTCTGGCTGCCGAGGATTCTTCCTTCTACCAGCATGAAGGAGTTGATCCTCTGGCCATATTCCGGGCCTTCCTGAAGAATCTTCAGCACGGGGGAATGAAACAGGGCGGCTCCACCATCACCCAGCAGATCGTCAAACGGCTGCTGCTCACCCCGGAAAAGAGCCTGAAGCGCAAGATAAAGGAGGCCATCCTGGCCTACCGCCTCGAGCGCTACCTTACCAAGGATGAAATACTCACCATCTACCTCAACCAGATATATTTGGGGTCTCGCGCCTACGGGGTCGAGGCCGCTGCCCGGACCTACTTCGGGGTGCACGTCGGCCAGCTGACCTTGGCCCAGTCCGCCATGTTGGCTGGCTTGCCCCAGGCCCCCAGCCGGTACAGCCCGCTCAAGGATTTCGAGGCAGCTAAGGGCCGCCAGAAGTACGTGCTCGGCCGTATGCTCGAACTGGGCTGGATCACCCAGGACGAGTATGATCGCGCGGTCAAGGAACAGCTGGTGTTCAAGAGCATGGACGAACAGACCTGGGGGGTCGGGGCGTATTACCTGGAGGAAGTCCGCCGCTGGCTGGTGGATCACTTCGGCGAAGACATGGTCTACACTGGCGGCCTCAAGGTGATCACCGGCTGCGACCTGTTCCACCAGGAAGTTGCGGAAAAGGCCCTGAAGAACGCCCTGGTGGCCTCTTCCAAGCGCCGCGGTTGGAAAGGCACCCTCGACACCCTGCCTCCGGACAAGTGGAACGAATTTCTGCGCCAGGATGTGAACCCGGACGTGCTCAAGTCCGGCCAGTGGGTGAAAGCCCTGGTGACCGAGGCCTCCGCCAAGGGCCTGGTTGTGAAGTACGGCAAGCACACGGGCATCATCGAACCCAAGTACCTGGGCTGGACGCGCGGAAAAGGCCCCAAGGCGGGCGAGGTGGTCTTCGTATCTCTCGCGCCTGAGGACCCCAAGACCAAGGGCAAGACCGCCAAGCCGCCGCGACTCGGCGATGACCTCGTTCTCCAGCAGGAGCCGGACGTGCAGGGGGCCATGGTCTCCATGGATCCCAGATCCGGCGAAGTGATCGCCTGCGTCGGCGGGTACTCCTTCGAAAAGAGCCAGTTCAACCGGGCCACCCAGGCCTTGCGCCAGTGCGGTTCGGCTTTCAAGCCCATTGTCTATTCGGCGGCCATGGACGAAGGCATGACTCCGGCCACCGTGGTCATGGACAGCCCCTTCGTTTACGAGGACCCGTACACCCACAAGATATGGAAGCCTGAGAACTACGAGGGCGGCTTCCTGGGCCCCATGTCTCTGCGCGCCGCCCTGGCCAAGTCCCGCAACCTGGTCACCATCCGGGTGGCGCAGCAGATAGGCATCCAGAAGGTCATCGCCCGGGCCAAGGCCATGGGCATCGAATCCGAACTCGGGCCGTACCTGCCCATCTCCCTGGGGGCGGGAGCCGTTCATCTGATCAACTTAGCCCAGGCCTACACCGCGTTCGCCAATGCCGGCATGCAGGTGAAGCCCCGTTTCGTGCTTTCCGTGGCAGGGCCGGACGGCCAGGAGCTTTATCGCTCCGAGCCGGAACGCAAGGAGGCCATGTCGCCCCAGACGGCGTTCATCATGGACGCCATGCTCAAGGAAGTGGTCCGGGCCGGAACCGCGGGCCGGGCCATGGTCATCGGCAAGCCCATCGCGGGCAAGACCGGCACCACCAACGACGAACAGGATGCATGGTTCATGGGCTTCACCCCATACTTGCTCACCGGCGTCTACATCGGCTTCGACCAGGCGCAGTCCATGGGCAAGGGCGAAGCCGGCGGCACCACCGCGCTGCCCGCATTCGTCGAGTACCGGCTGGCCGTTGAGCCCCTGTACCCCACCGAGGATTTCCCACAGCCTCCGGGCATAGTCTGGGCAAGCGTGGACGGGGTGTCCATGCCCTTCAAGGAAGGCCAGGACAAGAGCGCCTTTGCCGGCATAATAGGCGGGGAGAGCAACATCAACTTCTCGGACCCCAACGCGCCGCTGGCCACGGGCGAGCAGTTGCTCAAACAGATGTATTAG
- a CDS encoding zinc/iron-chelating domain-containing protein, translating into MPPVKPKKLPPIQAHPAKRDCQMAVAVIDGSGVLEDCHPVNRKKDAFVCIRCAAMGPTCCSLTPGQEDLCFPVSEIERQRIVEFGPKKGGLTGAPNSKRFLDNLMRLFPQDRKHLAALFPGHGEHLRLATHPDGRCSFLTSSGCVLPREARPYYCRLFPFWVSAGAVTAFEAKGCVACSEGRTIHGILPLIEMSRTLVLELHGRMRMAWGMAPGDDGEEPGKTRVRVKNDA; encoded by the coding sequence ATCCCTCCCGTAAAGCCAAAAAAATTACCGCCCATTCAAGCACATCCGGCAAAAAGGGATTGCCAGATGGCCGTTGCGGTCATAGATGGCAGCGGAGTACTTGAGGATTGCCACCCAGTGAACAGAAAAAAAGACGCCTTCGTCTGCATCCGGTGCGCGGCCATGGGCCCGACCTGCTGCAGCCTTACCCCCGGTCAGGAGGATCTCTGTTTCCCCGTCTCGGAGATCGAACGGCAGCGCATAGTCGAATTCGGCCCCAAAAAGGGGGGGCTCACCGGAGCGCCCAATTCCAAAAGATTTCTGGACAACCTGATGCGTCTGTTTCCCCAGGACAGAAAGCACCTGGCCGCACTGTTCCCGGGTCATGGCGAGCATCTCCGCCTGGCCACGCATCCTGACGGACGGTGTTCGTTTCTAACCTCCTCGGGATGTGTGCTGCCCAGGGAGGCCAGACCGTATTATTGCCGTCTCTTCCCGTTTTGGGTATCGGCAGGGGCCGTCACGGCTTTCGAAGCAAAAGGGTGCGTGGCCTGTTCCGAGGGCCGCACGATCCATGGGATACTCCCCCTCATAGAAATGAGCAGGACTCTGGTCCTGGAGTTGCATGGCCGCATGCGCATGGCCTGGGGAATGGCCCCCGGCGACGATGGAGAAGAGCCAGGAAAGACCAGGGTGAGAGTAAAAAACGATGCGTAA
- a CDS encoding peroxiredoxin has product MDQSNCPPRLPRIGEQAPAFEAESTHGIIRLEDFAGSWLVFFSHPADFTPVCTTEFLAFASIHQDLRAKGCELLGLSIDSVFSHIAWVRRIEEKFGAKIEFPVIADLSRQVAELYGMIMPGESKTEASRAVFVIDPKQMVRAVIYYPLTTGRNTDEIVRLVDALKTTDEHAVATPANWRPGDKVIVPPPRTQDAAQERVGAKGVECLDWFFCKKSL; this is encoded by the coding sequence ATGGACCAGAGCAATTGTCCGCCTCGCTTGCCGCGTATCGGCGAGCAGGCCCCGGCTTTCGAGGCTGAATCCACTCATGGCATCATTCGCCTGGAGGACTTCGCGGGCTCCTGGCTCGTCTTCTTTTCCCATCCAGCCGACTTCACGCCGGTCTGCACCACGGAGTTTCTGGCTTTCGCGTCCATCCACCAGGACCTGCGCGCCAAGGGATGCGAACTGCTAGGGCTGTCCATCGACTCGGTGTTCTCCCATATCGCCTGGGTCAGACGCATCGAAGAGAAGTTCGGCGCCAAAATCGAGTTTCCGGTCATTGCCGACCTGTCCCGCCAGGTGGCGGAGCTCTACGGGATGATAATGCCTGGCGAATCCAAAACCGAGGCATCGCGTGCCGTGTTCGTCATTGATCCCAAACAGATGGTGCGGGCGGTGATCTATTACCCCCTGACCACGGGCAGGAACACGGACGAGATTGTGAGGCTTGTGGATGCGCTTAAAACCACGGACGAACACGCTGTGGCCACTCCGGCCAACTGGCGGCCCGGGGACAAGGTGATCGTTCCTCCGCCTCGCACCCAGGATGCCGCACAGGAGCGGGTTGGGGCGAAAGGTGTGGAGTGCCTGGACTGGTTTTTCTGCAAAAAGAGCTTGTAG
- the glnD gene encoding [protein-PII] uridylyltransferase — MQPSPSKATRHLERQRKELLTDLGPGFCQKYSEAYDEYFKARIVEIPPRKTAFALVAVGGYARSELCPRSDIDALILFKGSVPAEAKELAKDVFFPLWDLGADLGHGVRSVGECLDLAKKDWQVFASLLDARFLAGDKSVFDEFVNKRDRKLLPGRAESFKKWLAEHNLKRAASYGDASGMLEPNLKEALGGLRDVHQVRWLEGLSKRDGAGLPAEWLDVLEGHLAFLLMVRNHLHVLAGRKEDRLSLDSQRELAGRLGFKASEGVLDVEVFLAELHRVMAEIRTLHRALWPLLATKTPGKAAPGKPLGGSILLTNQGLDFDASSSGRSGPEDVLDIFGHALRLGEPLSLPARRRIEGGIQELKSFSGTAEGGTRAFELLLKALMEPHGEAALADMLETGVLGAIIPEFGRVQDMVQYDVFHIHPVGRHTLETILELRKTAQPDHPYHAVYSRLPNPERLLLGALFHDIGKGQGGAHSEKGADMAREALTRLGLDEETISDVGFLVLRHLLLADTAMRRDISDRDVLAACAQRIGTADRLDMLLLLTMADSVATGPSAWNDWKASLIGGLHARIMSVLEGGGLFDVTDAHAMLALRDKLRSKARGMFPAEGLEAYLDAMPPRYLLSRGTQGILTDLGLLSQLEAALEEDSRMRPASKAGRGVSVIETEANKAGDGWGVTLAARHQPGLFATMAGVLALHGVNIRSADFYLWSDSTEIHTYQTAPLPETLFAEELWARVRRAVRYALTGKLSLDYRIQEKRASPLMIKAPDMGIRPRVSVDNSSSEYFTTVEVRAADRLGLLYDIAVAFDSLSLNVHMAKIDTHGLEVFDVFYLRGEKGRKVTDQSRIEEISSIVLASLA, encoded by the coding sequence ATGCAGCCGTCCCCTTCCAAAGCGACCAGGCACCTGGAAAGGCAGCGCAAGGAGCTGCTTACGGACCTGGGCCCCGGATTCTGCCAAAAGTATTCAGAAGCCTACGACGAGTATTTCAAAGCCAGGATTGTGGAGATTCCTCCTCGCAAGACCGCTTTCGCTCTGGTGGCGGTAGGTGGCTACGCCAGGAGCGAATTGTGCCCCAGGTCGGACATCGACGCGCTGATCCTGTTTAAGGGGTCAGTTCCGGCAGAGGCCAAAGAGCTGGCCAAGGACGTCTTCTTCCCCCTGTGGGATCTGGGCGCGGACTTGGGCCACGGCGTGCGCTCGGTCGGCGAATGCCTGGATCTGGCCAAGAAGGACTGGCAGGTTTTCGCTTCGCTCCTGGATGCCCGCTTCCTGGCCGGCGACAAAAGCGTGTTCGACGAATTCGTAAACAAGCGCGACAGGAAGCTTCTTCCCGGGAGAGCCGAATCCTTCAAAAAATGGCTCGCGGAGCACAACCTCAAGCGCGCCGCCAGCTACGGCGACGCCTCGGGCATGCTGGAGCCGAACCTCAAGGAAGCCCTGGGCGGCCTGCGGGACGTACACCAGGTTCGCTGGCTGGAAGGGCTCTCCAAAAGAGATGGAGCGGGCCTGCCCGCCGAATGGCTCGACGTGTTGGAAGGGCACCTCGCCTTCTTGCTCATGGTTCGAAACCACCTGCATGTGCTGGCCGGCCGCAAGGAAGATCGGCTGAGCCTGGACTCGCAGAGGGAACTGGCGGGCAGGCTTGGATTCAAGGCCTCCGAAGGTGTTCTGGACGTGGAGGTGTTTCTGGCTGAACTCCACCGGGTAATGGCCGAGATACGAACCCTGCACCGCGCCCTCTGGCCGCTGCTTGCCACCAAAACACCCGGCAAGGCCGCCCCGGGAAAACCCCTGGGCGGCTCCATACTGCTTACCAACCAGGGGCTGGATTTCGACGCGTCATCATCCGGTCGCTCCGGGCCAGAGGATGTTCTGGACATATTCGGCCACGCCCTGAGGCTTGGGGAACCGCTGTCGCTTCCTGCGCGCAGGCGCATAGAGGGCGGCATTCAGGAGCTGAAAAGTTTCTCCGGAACAGCGGAGGGGGGCACGCGAGCCTTCGAACTCCTCCTGAAGGCCCTCATGGAACCTCACGGAGAGGCCGCCTTGGCGGATATGCTCGAAACCGGGGTTCTCGGGGCGATCATTCCGGAATTCGGACGCGTTCAAGACATGGTCCAGTATGACGTGTTCCACATCCATCCCGTGGGGCGCCACACCCTGGAAACCATCCTTGAACTGAGAAAGACCGCACAGCCAGATCATCCCTACCATGCCGTATATTCGCGGCTGCCCAACCCGGAGCGGCTTCTGCTCGGAGCCCTGTTTCACGATATCGGCAAGGGCCAAGGCGGGGCCCATTCCGAGAAGGGCGCGGACATGGCTCGCGAAGCCCTGACGCGCTTGGGGCTCGATGAAGAGACGATCTCGGACGTGGGCTTTTTGGTGCTCAGGCATCTGTTGCTGGCTGACACCGCCATGCGCCGCGACATTTCCGACCGCGACGTCCTGGCCGCCTGCGCCCAGCGGATCGGCACCGCGGACCGCCTCGACATGCTTCTTCTTCTCACCATGGCCGATTCCGTGGCCACGGGGCCATCCGCCTGGAACGATTGGAAGGCGAGCCTCATAGGCGGGCTGCACGCCCGGATCATGTCCGTGCTAGAAGGCGGGGGGCTCTTCGACGTCACGGACGCCCACGCCATGCTCGCACTGCGAGACAAGCTCCGGTCCAAGGCCAGGGGCATGTTCCCGGCCGAGGGCCTGGAAGCTTACCTGGACGCCATGCCTCCCAGATATCTGTTAAGCCGGGGTACGCAGGGCATTCTCACGGACCTGGGGCTTCTCTCCCAATTGGAGGCGGCCCTGGAGGAAGATTCCCGCATGCGTCCGGCCAGCAAGGCCGGACGGGGTGTGTCCGTTATCGAGACCGAGGCGAACAAAGCCGGAGACGGCTGGGGGGTAACCCTGGCGGCCAGGCATCAGCCGGGTCTTTTCGCCACCATGGCCGGAGTGCTGGCCCTGCATGGAGTCAATATCCGCTCGGCCGACTTCTATCTGTGGAGCGATTCCACGGAGATCCACACCTACCAGACGGCTCCTCTGCCGGAAACGCTCTTTGCCGAAGAGCTCTGGGCCAGGGTACGCCGGGCGGTGCGCTACGCGCTTACCGGGAAACTCTCGCTCGACTACCGCATTCAGGAAAAGCGTGCCTCGCCGCTTATGATCAAGGCACCGGACATGGGGATCCGCCCAAGGGTGTCGGTGGACAACTCCTCGTCCGAATATTTCACCACCGTGGAGGTGAGGGCCGCAGACCGGCTAGGCCTTCTCTATGACATTGCCGTTGCCTTCGATTCGCTCTCTCTGAACGTGCACATGGCCAAGATCGACACGCACGGGCTGGAAGTATTCGACGTATTCTACCTTCGCGGCGAAAAGGGGCGCAAGGTGACGGACCAATCCAGAATCGAGGAGATATCGAGCATCGTGCTGGCCAGCCTGGCCTGA
- a CDS encoding P-II family nitrogen regulator: MRKIEIITRPYKLEDIKKALTDAGVKGMTVSEVKGFGRQRGHKEIYRGAEYQVDFVPKIKLELVIDSGLVQAVLKAVQDAARTGEVGDGKIFITPVEEVVRIRTGETGKDAI; this comes from the coding sequence ATGCGTAAGATCGAAATAATCACCCGGCCCTACAAGCTGGAAGACATCAAGAAGGCCCTCACCGATGCTGGCGTAAAAGGGATGACCGTCTCCGAGGTCAAGGGCTTCGGGCGCCAGCGCGGCCATAAGGAAATCTACCGCGGAGCCGAGTATCAGGTGGATTTCGTGCCCAAGATCAAGCTCGAGCTGGTGATCGACTCCGGCCTGGTGCAGGCGGTGCTCAAGGCCGTGCAGGACGCCGCCCGGACCGGCGAAGTGGGCGACGGCAAGATATTCATCACGCCGGTGGAAGAGGTTGTGCGCATCCGTACCGGAGAAACCGGCAAGGACGCCATCTAA